A genomic region of Oncorhynchus mykiss isolate Arlee chromosome 16, USDA_OmykA_1.1, whole genome shotgun sequence contains the following coding sequences:
- the LOC110492470 gene encoding RNA-binding protein 39 isoform X2 produces MADDFDIEAMLEAPYRKDEIKSSSANGHEERSSKKKKRSHSRSSRSPSSDKRRSKSKDRKKSRDRKRSKSREKKRSRSKERRRSGSHSRERAGRYRGRRSPFLGPKFNGGPGGKIGPPHANKLSRRRSRSRSPFKKDKSPVRQPIDNLTPEERDARTVFCMQLAARIRPRDLEDFFSAVGKVRDVRMISDRNSRRSKGIAYIEFLEANSVPLAIGLTGQRLLGVPIIVQASQAEKNRAAAMANNLQKGNAGPMRLYVGSLHFNITEDMLRGIFEPFGRIESIQLMMDSETARSKGYGFISFADAECAKKALEQLNGFELAGRPMKVGNVTERTDSSTASSFLDNDELERTGIDLGTTGRLQLMARLAEGTGLQIPPAAQQALQMSGSMHSSSIHFGNMAAGTAVANPALNLGPSMNQAMNLPTQPLATHCLQLSNMFSPQSENEPGWDIEIQDDVMEECNKHGGIVHIYVDKNSPQGNVYVKCPTIPTAMAAVNALHGRWFAGKMITAAYVPLPTYHNLFPDSVTATQLLMPSRR; encoded by the exons ATGGCAGACGATTTTGACATTGAGGCTATGCTAGAGGCTCCATACAGAAAG GATGAGATCAAGTCCTCTAGCGCTAATGGACATGAGGAGCGCAGTAGTAAGAA GAAAAAGAGGAGCCACAGTAGGAGTAGTCGGAGCCCGAGCTCTGACAAGCGCAGAAGCAAGAGCAAAGACAGGAAGAAGAGCCGGGACAGGAAGAGGAGCAAGAGTCGGGAGAAGAAACGCAGCCGCAGTAAGGAGCGCCGCCGCAGCGGCTCCCATAGCAGGGAGCGTGCCGGGCGCTACAGAGGACGCCGCAGCCCCTT TTTGGGGCCGAAATTTAACGGTGGTCCAGGAGGGAAGATTGGCCCACCACATGCCAACAAACTAAG TCGTAGGCGCTCAAGAAGTCGTAGTCCCTTCAAGAAAGACAAGAGTCCAGTAAG GCAACCAATTGACAACCTGACCCCAGAGGAGAGGGATGCCCGTACTGTGTTCTGTATGCAGCTGGCAGCCAGAATCAGACCACGAGATCTAGAGGACTTCTTCTCTGCTGTTGGGAAA GTGAGAGACGTGAGGATGATCTCCGATAGAAACTCCAGGAGGTCAAAGGGCATTGCCTACATTGAGTTTCTGGAGGCGAATTCGGTCCCATTGGCCATTGGCTTGACTGGACAGAGACTTCTTGGAGTGCCCATCATTGTCCAGGCCTCTCAG gctgAGAAGAACAGAGCAGCAGCAATGGCCAACAACCTTCAGAAGGGTAATGCTGGCCCCATGCGGCTGTACGTGGGCTCTCTGCACTTCAACATCACAGAGGACATGCTGCGAGGCATCTTCGAGCCTTTCGGAAGG ATTGAGAGCATACAGCTGATGATGGACAGTGAAACTGCACGATCCAAAGGATATGGTTTCATCTCA TTTGCAGATGCAGAGTGCGCTAAGAAAGCATTGGAGCAGTTGAATGGCTTTGAGCTGGCCGGACGGCCCATGAAGGTTGGTAACGTGACAGAACGCACCGACTCCTCCACCGCCAGCTCCTTCCTGGACAACGACGAGCTGGAGAGGACGGGCATTGACCTGGGCACCACCGGGCGCCTGCAGCTCATGGCCCGGCTGGCAGAGG GTACTGGTCTTCAGATTCCTCCAGCTGCACAACAGGCTCTACAGATGAGTGGTTCCATGCACTCCTCTTCAATCCACTTCGGCAACATGGCAGCTGGTACAG CTGTTGCcaaccctgccctgaacctgGGTCCAAGCATGAACCAGGCCATGAACCTCCCAACTCAACCACTGGCTACACACTGCCTACAGCTGTCCAACATGTTCAGCCCACAGTC GGAAAATGAGCCTGGTTGGGACATCGAGATTCAAGATGACGTCATGGAGGAGTGCAACAAACATGGTGGAATTGTCCATATATATGTCGACAAGAACTCACCTCAG GGCAACGTGTACGTAAAATGCCCCACTATCCCAACAGCGATGGCTGCAGTGAATGCCCTACATGGACGGTGGTTTGCAG GTAAAATGATCACTGCGGCATACGTACCCCTCCCAACCTACCATAACCTTTTCCCTGATTCAGTAACGGCCACCCAGCTACTGATGCCTTCGCGGCGATAA
- the LOC110492470 gene encoding RNA-binding protein 39 isoform X1 yields the protein MADDFDIEAMLEAPYRKDEIKSSSANGHEERSSKKKKRSHSRSSRSPSSDKRRSKSKDRKKSRDRKRSKSREKKRSRSKERRRSGSHSRERAGRYRGRRSPFLGPKFNGGPGGKIGPPHANKLSRRRSRSRSPFKKDKSPVRQPIDNLTPEERDARTVFCMQLAARIRPRDLEDFFSAVGKVRDVRMISDRNSRRSKGIAYIEFLEANSVPLAIGLTGQRLLGVPIIVQASQAEKNRAAAMANNLQKGNAGPMRLYVGSLHFNITEDMLRGIFEPFGRIESIQLMMDSETARSKGYGFISFADAECAKKALEQLNGFELAGRPMKVGNVTERTDSSTASSFLDNDELERTGIDLGTTGRLQLMARLAEGTGLQIPPAAQQALQMSGSMHSSSIHFGNMAAGTDIQARLNPPPEAVANPALNLGPSMNQAMNLPTQPLATHCLQLSNMFSPQSENEPGWDIEIQDDVMEECNKHGGIVHIYVDKNSPQGNVYVKCPTIPTAMAAVNALHGRWFAGKMITAAYVPLPTYHNLFPDSVTATQLLMPSRR from the exons ATGGCAGACGATTTTGACATTGAGGCTATGCTAGAGGCTCCATACAGAAAG GATGAGATCAAGTCCTCTAGCGCTAATGGACATGAGGAGCGCAGTAGTAAGAA GAAAAAGAGGAGCCACAGTAGGAGTAGTCGGAGCCCGAGCTCTGACAAGCGCAGAAGCAAGAGCAAAGACAGGAAGAAGAGCCGGGACAGGAAGAGGAGCAAGAGTCGGGAGAAGAAACGCAGCCGCAGTAAGGAGCGCCGCCGCAGCGGCTCCCATAGCAGGGAGCGTGCCGGGCGCTACAGAGGACGCCGCAGCCCCTT TTTGGGGCCGAAATTTAACGGTGGTCCAGGAGGGAAGATTGGCCCACCACATGCCAACAAACTAAG TCGTAGGCGCTCAAGAAGTCGTAGTCCCTTCAAGAAAGACAAGAGTCCAGTAAG GCAACCAATTGACAACCTGACCCCAGAGGAGAGGGATGCCCGTACTGTGTTCTGTATGCAGCTGGCAGCCAGAATCAGACCACGAGATCTAGAGGACTTCTTCTCTGCTGTTGGGAAA GTGAGAGACGTGAGGATGATCTCCGATAGAAACTCCAGGAGGTCAAAGGGCATTGCCTACATTGAGTTTCTGGAGGCGAATTCGGTCCCATTGGCCATTGGCTTGACTGGACAGAGACTTCTTGGAGTGCCCATCATTGTCCAGGCCTCTCAG gctgAGAAGAACAGAGCAGCAGCAATGGCCAACAACCTTCAGAAGGGTAATGCTGGCCCCATGCGGCTGTACGTGGGCTCTCTGCACTTCAACATCACAGAGGACATGCTGCGAGGCATCTTCGAGCCTTTCGGAAGG ATTGAGAGCATACAGCTGATGATGGACAGTGAAACTGCACGATCCAAAGGATATGGTTTCATCTCA TTTGCAGATGCAGAGTGCGCTAAGAAAGCATTGGAGCAGTTGAATGGCTTTGAGCTGGCCGGACGGCCCATGAAGGTTGGTAACGTGACAGAACGCACCGACTCCTCCACCGCCAGCTCCTTCCTGGACAACGACGAGCTGGAGAGGACGGGCATTGACCTGGGCACCACCGGGCGCCTGCAGCTCATGGCCCGGCTGGCAGAGG GTACTGGTCTTCAGATTCCTCCAGCTGCACAACAGGCTCTACAGATGAGTGGTTCCATGCACTCCTCTTCAATCCACTTCGGCAACATGGCAGCTGGTACAG ACATACAAGCCAGGCTGAACCCACCCCCTGAAG CTGTTGCcaaccctgccctgaacctgGGTCCAAGCATGAACCAGGCCATGAACCTCCCAACTCAACCACTGGCTACACACTGCCTACAGCTGTCCAACATGTTCAGCCCACAGTC GGAAAATGAGCCTGGTTGGGACATCGAGATTCAAGATGACGTCATGGAGGAGTGCAACAAACATGGTGGAATTGTCCATATATATGTCGACAAGAACTCACCTCAG GGCAACGTGTACGTAAAATGCCCCACTATCCCAACAGCGATGGCTGCAGTGAATGCCCTACATGGACGGTGGTTTGCAG GTAAAATGATCACTGCGGCATACGTACCCCTCCCAACCTACCATAACCTTTTCCCTGATTCAGTAACGGCCACCCAGCTACTGATGCCTTCGCGGCGATAA
- the LOC110492470 gene encoding RNA-binding protein 39 isoform X3 — protein sequence MADDFDIEAMLEAPYRKDEIKSSSANGHEERSSKKKKRSHSRSSRSPSSDKRRSKSKDRKKSRDRKRSKSREKKRSRSKERRRSGSHSRERAGRYRGRRSPFRRRSRSRSPFKKDKSPVRQPIDNLTPEERDARTVFCMQLAARIRPRDLEDFFSAVGKVRDVRMISDRNSRRSKGIAYIEFLEANSVPLAIGLTGQRLLGVPIIVQASQAEKNRAAAMANNLQKGNAGPMRLYVGSLHFNITEDMLRGIFEPFGRIESIQLMMDSETARSKGYGFISFADAECAKKALEQLNGFELAGRPMKVGNVTERTDSSTASSFLDNDELERTGIDLGTTGRLQLMARLAEGTGLQIPPAAQQALQMSGSMHSSSIHFGNMAAGTDIQARLNPPPEAVANPALNLGPSMNQAMNLPTQPLATHCLQLSNMFSPQSENEPGWDIEIQDDVMEECNKHGGIVHIYVDKNSPQGNVYVKCPTIPTAMAAVNALHGRWFAGKMITAAYVPLPTYHNLFPDSVTATQLLMPSRR from the exons ATGGCAGACGATTTTGACATTGAGGCTATGCTAGAGGCTCCATACAGAAAG GATGAGATCAAGTCCTCTAGCGCTAATGGACATGAGGAGCGCAGTAGTAAGAA GAAAAAGAGGAGCCACAGTAGGAGTAGTCGGAGCCCGAGCTCTGACAAGCGCAGAAGCAAGAGCAAAGACAGGAAGAAGAGCCGGGACAGGAAGAGGAGCAAGAGTCGGGAGAAGAAACGCAGCCGCAGTAAGGAGCGCCGCCGCAGCGGCTCCCATAGCAGGGAGCGTGCCGGGCGCTACAGAGGACGCCGCAGCCCCTT TCGTAGGCGCTCAAGAAGTCGTAGTCCCTTCAAGAAAGACAAGAGTCCAGTAAG GCAACCAATTGACAACCTGACCCCAGAGGAGAGGGATGCCCGTACTGTGTTCTGTATGCAGCTGGCAGCCAGAATCAGACCACGAGATCTAGAGGACTTCTTCTCTGCTGTTGGGAAA GTGAGAGACGTGAGGATGATCTCCGATAGAAACTCCAGGAGGTCAAAGGGCATTGCCTACATTGAGTTTCTGGAGGCGAATTCGGTCCCATTGGCCATTGGCTTGACTGGACAGAGACTTCTTGGAGTGCCCATCATTGTCCAGGCCTCTCAG gctgAGAAGAACAGAGCAGCAGCAATGGCCAACAACCTTCAGAAGGGTAATGCTGGCCCCATGCGGCTGTACGTGGGCTCTCTGCACTTCAACATCACAGAGGACATGCTGCGAGGCATCTTCGAGCCTTTCGGAAGG ATTGAGAGCATACAGCTGATGATGGACAGTGAAACTGCACGATCCAAAGGATATGGTTTCATCTCA TTTGCAGATGCAGAGTGCGCTAAGAAAGCATTGGAGCAGTTGAATGGCTTTGAGCTGGCCGGACGGCCCATGAAGGTTGGTAACGTGACAGAACGCACCGACTCCTCCACCGCCAGCTCCTTCCTGGACAACGACGAGCTGGAGAGGACGGGCATTGACCTGGGCACCACCGGGCGCCTGCAGCTCATGGCCCGGCTGGCAGAGG GTACTGGTCTTCAGATTCCTCCAGCTGCACAACAGGCTCTACAGATGAGTGGTTCCATGCACTCCTCTTCAATCCACTTCGGCAACATGGCAGCTGGTACAG ACATACAAGCCAGGCTGAACCCACCCCCTGAAG CTGTTGCcaaccctgccctgaacctgGGTCCAAGCATGAACCAGGCCATGAACCTCCCAACTCAACCACTGGCTACACACTGCCTACAGCTGTCCAACATGTTCAGCCCACAGTC GGAAAATGAGCCTGGTTGGGACATCGAGATTCAAGATGACGTCATGGAGGAGTGCAACAAACATGGTGGAATTGTCCATATATATGTCGACAAGAACTCACCTCAG GGCAACGTGTACGTAAAATGCCCCACTATCCCAACAGCGATGGCTGCAGTGAATGCCCTACATGGACGGTGGTTTGCAG GTAAAATGATCACTGCGGCATACGTACCCCTCCCAACCTACCATAACCTTTTCCCTGATTCAGTAACGGCCACCCAGCTACTGATGCCTTCGCGGCGATAA
- the LOC110492470 gene encoding RNA-binding protein 39 isoform X4: protein MQLAARIRPRDLEDFFSAVGKVRDVRMISDRNSRRSKGIAYIEFLEANSVPLAIGLTGQRLLGVPIIVQASQAEKNRAAAMANNLQKGNAGPMRLYVGSLHFNITEDMLRGIFEPFGRIESIQLMMDSETARSKGYGFISFADAECAKKALEQLNGFELAGRPMKVGNVTERTDSSTASSFLDNDELERTGIDLGTTGRLQLMARLAEGTGLQIPPAAQQALQMSGSMHSSSIHFGNMAAGTDIQARLNPPPEAVANPALNLGPSMNQAMNLPTQPLATHCLQLSNMFSPQSENEPGWDIEIQDDVMEECNKHGGIVHIYVDKNSPQGNVYVKCPTIPTAMAAVNALHGRWFAGKMITAAYVPLPTYHNLFPDSVTATQLLMPSRR from the exons ATGCAGCTGGCAGCCAGAATCAGACCACGAGATCTAGAGGACTTCTTCTCTGCTGTTGGGAAA GTGAGAGACGTGAGGATGATCTCCGATAGAAACTCCAGGAGGTCAAAGGGCATTGCCTACATTGAGTTTCTGGAGGCGAATTCGGTCCCATTGGCCATTGGCTTGACTGGACAGAGACTTCTTGGAGTGCCCATCATTGTCCAGGCCTCTCAG gctgAGAAGAACAGAGCAGCAGCAATGGCCAACAACCTTCAGAAGGGTAATGCTGGCCCCATGCGGCTGTACGTGGGCTCTCTGCACTTCAACATCACAGAGGACATGCTGCGAGGCATCTTCGAGCCTTTCGGAAGG ATTGAGAGCATACAGCTGATGATGGACAGTGAAACTGCACGATCCAAAGGATATGGTTTCATCTCA TTTGCAGATGCAGAGTGCGCTAAGAAAGCATTGGAGCAGTTGAATGGCTTTGAGCTGGCCGGACGGCCCATGAAGGTTGGTAACGTGACAGAACGCACCGACTCCTCCACCGCCAGCTCCTTCCTGGACAACGACGAGCTGGAGAGGACGGGCATTGACCTGGGCACCACCGGGCGCCTGCAGCTCATGGCCCGGCTGGCAGAGG GTACTGGTCTTCAGATTCCTCCAGCTGCACAACAGGCTCTACAGATGAGTGGTTCCATGCACTCCTCTTCAATCCACTTCGGCAACATGGCAGCTGGTACAG ACATACAAGCCAGGCTGAACCCACCCCCTGAAG CTGTTGCcaaccctgccctgaacctgGGTCCAAGCATGAACCAGGCCATGAACCTCCCAACTCAACCACTGGCTACACACTGCCTACAGCTGTCCAACATGTTCAGCCCACAGTC GGAAAATGAGCCTGGTTGGGACATCGAGATTCAAGATGACGTCATGGAGGAGTGCAACAAACATGGTGGAATTGTCCATATATATGTCGACAAGAACTCACCTCAG GGCAACGTGTACGTAAAATGCCCCACTATCCCAACAGCGATGGCTGCAGTGAATGCCCTACATGGACGGTGGTTTGCAG GTAAAATGATCACTGCGGCATACGTACCCCTCCCAACCTACCATAACCTTTTCCCTGATTCAGTAACGGCCACCCAGCTACTGATGCCTTCGCGGCGATAA